In one window of Pristiophorus japonicus isolate sPriJap1 chromosome 9, sPriJap1.hap1, whole genome shotgun sequence DNA:
- the LOC139274022 gene encoding histone-lysine N-methyltransferase PRDM9-like, whose protein sequence is MEKPWECGDCGRGFNYPFELEAHRHSHTGERPFTCSECGKGFTRSSNLLTHQQVHSGERPFIYSDCGKGFTRSSQLLRHQRVHTGERPFTCHECGKGITTSSHLLTHQRVHTRKRPFTCSECGKGFTRSSRLLEHQRVHTGERPFTCSECGKGFTVSSQLLRHQRVHTGERPFICSECGKGFTRSSNLLTHQRVHTGERPFICSECGKGFTRSSNLLTHQRVHTGERPFTCSECGKRFTQSSTLLEHQQVHTGERPFTCSECGKGFTRSSCLLTHQRVHTGERPFICSECGKGFTELSNLLRH, encoded by the coding sequence atggagaaaccgtgggaatgtggggactgtgggaggggattcaattacCCGTTTGAGCTGGAAGCTCATCGACacagtcatactggggagagaccgttcacctgctccgagtgtgggaagggattcactcggtcatccaacctgctgacacaccaacaagttcactctggggagaggccgttcatctattccgattgtgggaagggattcactcggtcatcccagctgctgagacaccagcgagttcacactggggagaggccgttcacctgccatgagtgtgggaagggaatcacgacatcatcccacctgctgacacaccagcgagttcacactaggaagagaccattcacctgctccgagtgtgggaagggattcactcgatcatcccgcctgctggaacaccagcgagttcacactggggagagaccgttcacctgctccgagtgtgggaagggattcactgtgtcatcccagctgctgagacaccagcgagttcacactggggagaggccattcatctgctccgagtgtgggaagggattcactcggtcatccaacctgctgacacaccagcgagttcacactggggagaggccattcatctgctccgagtgtgggaagggattcactcggtcatccaacctgctgacacaccagcgagttcacactggggagagaccgttcacctgctccgagtgtgggaagagattcactcagtcatccaccctgctggaacaccagcaagttcacactggggagagaccgttcacctgctccgagtgtgggaagggattcactcgatcatcctgcctgctgacacaccagcgagttcacactggggagaggccgttcatctgctccgagtgtgggaagggattcactgagttatccaacctgctgagacac